A stretch of Shinella zoogloeoides DNA encodes these proteins:
- a CDS encoding argonaute/piwi family protein, giving the protein MSQLSLNFAPLSITGDTSVRVGRQPFDAERLADLRAEFVDSHVFHRSGVDDTIIDIPIVDGSVPLGTVSEEIDLLKERRLWPTLFSAALLRAFGGVRDILSDRPVSVVGPVGRGYLLHPELPEWIQRRTLLRFDTRTIHADGRSTLGVVCETKLKSFLAAPCSVLLEHEIPLLGRYVTIRQPAADSRVLDRVRLVGKVVAVDGDILSLTDNAEGYETVKTGEAFLEPRREIMEDVVNCLLGRRARSVLDEAERHAASFHSGPGRRDQTADALKYLREKANIEAVPGAKFVVGELLSSRSRSFPKTENIFSPTLLFDPSGTRKDTWKERGLKESGPFDQRTFSPKQLRIAVVCQARHEGQVDGFLAKFLEGMPNALTGAKKEARYGDGFLRRFHLDKPSVNFFTTAGSSAEDYLVASRAALSKSADEGFKWDLAIVQVEEEFKASDGGDNPYYATKSVFLKRDVPVQSVRLETMAQPDGELVFSLNHLSLATYAKLGGTPWLLAAQQTVAHELVIGLGSHTESSSRIGAGKRYVGITTVFSSDGSYLLSDRTAVVPYEDYAAALYDTLKRAITTIRTQDNWRSSDKVRLVFHMFKPLKDVEAEAVERVVHDLKLQDVTFAFVHVAPDHPFIVFDHAQSGYGFRDPKKGVLGPTRGLHIKLGDRESLVVFSGASELKKPEDGMPRPCLLKLHRLSTFTDMTYIARQAFAFAGHSWRMMSPEPFPITIRYSDLISERLTGLAAVPGWDAEAVKFGQIGRTLWFL; this is encoded by the coding sequence ATGAGCCAGCTTTCGCTTAATTTCGCGCCACTCTCCATAACCGGCGACACATCAGTCCGTGTTGGCCGGCAACCGTTTGATGCGGAGCGTCTTGCCGATCTGAGGGCCGAATTCGTCGACAGCCATGTTTTTCACCGAAGCGGCGTTGACGATACGATCATCGACATACCCATTGTCGATGGGTCCGTTCCCCTCGGTACCGTCAGTGAAGAAATTGACCTTCTGAAGGAACGCCGGCTTTGGCCGACGCTCTTTTCCGCCGCATTGCTGCGTGCGTTCGGCGGCGTTCGCGACATCCTGTCCGACCGTCCGGTCAGTGTAGTTGGGCCTGTTGGCCGTGGGTATCTCCTTCATCCGGAGCTTCCCGAATGGATTCAACGTCGTACGCTCCTTCGTTTCGATACCAGAACTATCCACGCTGACGGAAGAAGCACGCTCGGAGTCGTTTGCGAAACCAAGTTGAAGAGCTTTCTCGCTGCGCCGTGTTCTGTCCTCCTCGAACACGAGATTCCGCTCTTGGGACGGTATGTCACCATACGGCAACCCGCTGCGGATTCCCGCGTCCTAGATCGTGTGCGACTCGTCGGAAAAGTTGTCGCGGTGGACGGCGACATTCTGTCTCTCACCGACAACGCCGAAGGATACGAAACGGTGAAAACGGGAGAAGCCTTTCTGGAACCTCGCCGGGAAATAATGGAAGATGTCGTGAATTGCCTCCTCGGGCGGCGGGCGCGGTCCGTTCTGGATGAAGCCGAGCGTCATGCCGCATCATTTCATTCTGGCCCCGGGCGACGAGACCAGACTGCGGACGCGTTGAAGTATCTCCGGGAGAAGGCAAACATCGAGGCCGTGCCTGGGGCAAAGTTTGTGGTAGGAGAATTGCTATCTAGCCGCAGCCGGTCGTTTCCGAAGACCGAGAATATCTTCTCCCCCACCTTGCTTTTCGACCCGAGCGGAACTCGAAAAGACACATGGAAAGAGCGCGGACTTAAGGAAAGCGGGCCTTTCGACCAGCGGACTTTCAGTCCCAAGCAACTGCGGATCGCTGTGGTTTGCCAAGCCAGGCACGAAGGCCAGGTCGACGGATTCCTGGCCAAATTTCTCGAGGGAATGCCGAACGCCCTCACGGGGGCGAAAAAAGAGGCACGGTATGGAGACGGCTTCCTACGACGCTTCCACCTAGACAAGCCATCCGTGAATTTCTTCACGACGGCAGGTTCGTCTGCAGAGGACTATTTGGTCGCGAGCAGGGCCGCGCTGTCAAAATCGGCCGATGAGGGGTTCAAATGGGATTTGGCTATTGTCCAGGTGGAGGAAGAGTTCAAGGCTTCTGACGGAGGCGACAATCCGTATTACGCCACCAAGTCAGTTTTCCTGAAGCGGGATGTCCCGGTCCAGAGCGTTCGACTGGAAACGATGGCCCAACCTGATGGAGAACTTGTGTTCTCGCTCAATCATCTGAGCCTCGCCACTTACGCGAAACTCGGAGGCACCCCTTGGCTGCTTGCAGCTCAGCAGACGGTAGCCCACGAACTGGTTATCGGTCTTGGTTCTCATACCGAGTCGTCCAGCCGAATTGGCGCCGGAAAGCGGTATGTCGGGATAACGACGGTTTTTTCGAGCGACGGCAGCTATTTGCTGAGCGATAGAACGGCCGTGGTCCCCTATGAAGACTATGCCGCGGCGCTCTACGACACTCTCAAGCGCGCGATAACGACCATCCGGACCCAAGACAATTGGCGCAGTTCCGACAAGGTCCGACTCGTGTTCCACATGTTCAAGCCACTGAAGGATGTCGAAGCGGAAGCCGTTGAGAGGGTCGTCCACGACCTAAAACTTCAGGACGTGACCTTCGCGTTCGTGCATGTCGCGCCCGATCATCCTTTTATCGTGTTCGACCATGCACAGAGCGGATATGGGTTTCGCGATCCCAAAAAGGGGGTGCTCGGACCCACGCGTGGTTTGCATATCAAGCTGGGGGACCGGGAATCCCTCGTCGTCTTTTCGGGTGCTTCGGAACTCAAGAAGCCGGAAGACGGAATGCCGCGACCTTGCTTGTTGAAACTTCACCGCCTTTCGACCTTCACCGACATGACATACATCGCCCGCCAGGCTTTCGCGTTCGCGGGTCATTCGTGGCGAATGATGTCACCGGAGCCGTTCCCTATTACGATCCGCTATTCTGACCTTATCTCGGAACGTTTGACCGGGCTGGCCGCCGTCCCGGGTTGGGATGCCGAGGCTGTTAAATTCGGCCAGATCGGGCGAACATTGTGGTTCCTATAG
- a CDS encoding cupin domain-containing protein — MRDERTERDVLFLRPGEGRAYPLGRMNAVFKADHGETDSAYSVSEWWLEPQTTGPGAHAHDENIELFYVIEGVASILAGAEWLEAPAGSFIRIPAGVLHDFENRTDRRAGLLNVFLPGGFEENMPAIATWFAENPPVSR, encoded by the coding sequence ATGCGCGATGAAAGGACGGAAAGGGACGTGCTTTTCCTGCGCCCCGGCGAGGGGCGTGCCTATCCGCTCGGGCGGATGAATGCCGTCTTCAAGGCGGATCACGGTGAAACGGACAGCGCCTACAGCGTCTCCGAATGGTGGCTCGAACCGCAGACGACAGGGCCGGGCGCTCACGCCCATGATGAGAATATCGAGCTTTTCTACGTGATCGAAGGTGTCGCCAGCATCCTTGCCGGCGCGGAATGGCTGGAAGCGCCGGCGGGCAGTTTCATACGCATTCCGGCAGGCGTGCTGCACGATTTCGAGAACCGCACGGATCGGCGGGCCGGCCTGCTGAATGTCTTCCTGCCCGGCGGCTTCGAGGAGAATATGCCAGCCATCGCGACGTGGTTTGCCGAGAACCCGCCCGTCAGCCGGTAA
- a CDS encoding MarC family protein, with amino-acid sequence MLNLDLVVNAITTLLVTIDPPGLAPIFLGLTVGMTRPQRKQVALRGSLIAFCILAVFALTGAGVLSLLGISIGAFRIAGGLLLFWIAFEMIFERRNERKEKTSEVAITRDHIHNIAVFPLALPLIAGPGAISATILLSGSFPSALERGALIGVLALCIGILFLSLVIAERIDRFLGNTGRAILTRLLGVILAALAVQFVVDGVKSVFTG; translated from the coding sequence ATGCTCAATCTCGATCTCGTGGTCAACGCGATCACGACCCTGCTCGTGACCATCGATCCGCCGGGCCTCGCGCCGATCTTCCTTGGCCTCACCGTCGGCATGACGCGGCCGCAGCGCAAGCAGGTGGCGCTGCGCGGCTCGCTCATCGCCTTCTGCATCCTCGCCGTCTTCGCGCTGACGGGCGCGGGCGTGCTGTCGCTCCTCGGCATCTCCATCGGCGCCTTCCGCATCGCTGGCGGCCTCCTGCTCTTCTGGATCGCCTTCGAGATGATCTTCGAGCGCCGCAACGAGCGGAAGGAGAAGACCAGCGAAGTGGCGATCACCCGCGACCATATCCACAACATCGCCGTCTTCCCGCTCGCGTTGCCCCTGATTGCCGGCCCCGGCGCGATCTCCGCGACGATCCTGCTCTCCGGTTCCTTCCCCTCCGCCCTGGAGCGCGGCGCCCTCATCGGCGTGCTCGCGCTCTGTATCGGCATCCTCTTCCTGTCGCTGGTCATCGCCGAGCGCATTGACCGCTTCCTCGGCAATACCGGCCGCGCCATCCTCACGCGCCTGCTCGGCGTCATCCTCGCAGCGCTGGCCGTGCAGTTCGTGGTGGACGGGGTGAAGTCGGTGTTTACCGGCTGA
- the gyrA gene encoding DNA gyrase subunit A, which produces MTEQSTPGGKNPPGIEPISIIEEMQRSYLDYAMSVIVSRALPDVRDGLKPVHRRILYSMSEMGVDWNKKYVKSARVTGDVMGKYHPHGDAAIYDALARMAQDWSLRLPLIDGQGNFGSVDGDPPAAQRYTECRLEKAAHSLLDDLDKETVNFRDNYDGTMSEPVVVPAKFPNLLVNGAGGIAVGMATNIPPHNLTEVINGCIALIDNPAIELLDLMQHIPGPDFPTGALILGRAGIRQAYETGRGSVVMRGRAHIEPMRGDREQIIVTEIPYQVNKATMIEKMAELVRDKRIEGISDLRDESDRDGYRVVIELKRDANADVILNQLYRYTPLQTSFGCNMVALNGGKPEQMTLLDMLRAFVAFREEVVSRRTKYLLRKARDRAHVLVGLAIAVANIDEVINLIRRAPDPQTAREQLMERRWPAKDVDALIRLIDDPRHRINEDLTYNLSEEQARAILELRLARLTALGRDEIDEELNKIGEEIKDYLDILSSRLRMMNIVKEELAAVRDEFGTPRRTEIAEGGPDMDDEDLIAREDMVVTVSHAGYVKRVPLATYRAQRRGGKGRSGMAMKDEDFATRLFVANTHTPVLFFSSRGIVYKEKVWRLPIGTPQSKGKALINMLPIEPGERITTIMPLPEDETTWENLDVMFSTTRGTVRRNKLSDFVQVNRNGKIAMKLEEEGDEILNVETCTERDDVLMTTALGQCIRFPVDDVRVFAGRNSVGVRGITLGNGDRIISMTIVKHVDAEPWERAAYLKRSAAERRASGVDEEDIALVGEDVGEVGDLSDERYQLLREQEQFVLTVSQKGYGKRSSSYDFRTSGRGGKGIRATDTSKTGEIGELVAAFPVEEKDQLMLVSDGGQLIRVPVDGIRIASRATKGVTIFSTAKDEKVVSVERISEPEGDDDAESAETEGDIEAGDAAPSAEE; this is translated from the coding sequence TTGACAGAACAATCGACACCCGGCGGCAAGAACCCTCCCGGCATTGAGCCGATCTCCATCATCGAGGAAATGCAGCGGTCCTATCTCGATTACGCCATGAGCGTGATCGTGTCCCGCGCGCTGCCCGATGTGCGCGACGGCCTGAAGCCCGTTCACCGGCGCATCCTCTACTCGATGAGCGAGATGGGCGTCGACTGGAACAAGAAATACGTGAAGTCGGCCCGCGTGACCGGTGACGTGATGGGTAAATACCATCCGCACGGCGACGCCGCGATCTACGACGCCTTGGCGCGCATGGCGCAGGACTGGTCGCTCCGCCTGCCGCTCATCGACGGCCAGGGCAACTTCGGCTCCGTCGACGGCGACCCGCCGGCCGCCCAGCGCTACACGGAATGCCGCCTGGAAAAGGCCGCCCACTCCCTGCTCGACGACCTCGACAAGGAAACGGTCAACTTCCGCGACAACTACGACGGCACGATGAGCGAGCCGGTCGTCGTTCCCGCCAAGTTCCCGAACCTCCTGGTCAACGGCGCGGGCGGCATCGCCGTCGGCATGGCGACGAACATCCCGCCGCACAACCTCACCGAGGTCATTAACGGCTGTATCGCGCTGATCGACAATCCGGCGATCGAGCTGCTCGACCTGATGCAGCACATTCCCGGCCCCGATTTTCCGACCGGCGCGCTGATCCTCGGCCGCGCCGGCATCCGCCAGGCCTATGAGACGGGCCGCGGCTCGGTCGTCATGCGCGGCCGTGCCCATATCGAGCCGATGCGCGGCGACCGCGAGCAGATCATCGTCACCGAAATCCCCTATCAGGTGAACAAGGCGACGATGATCGAGAAGATGGCCGAACTGGTGCGCGACAAGCGCATCGAGGGCATCTCGGACCTGCGCGACGAATCCGACCGCGACGGCTATCGCGTCGTCATCGAATTGAAGCGCGATGCCAATGCCGACGTCATCCTGAACCAGCTCTACCGCTATACGCCGCTCCAGACCTCCTTCGGCTGCAACATGGTGGCGCTGAACGGCGGCAAGCCGGAGCAGATGACGCTGCTCGACATGCTGCGCGCCTTCGTCGCCTTCCGCGAGGAAGTCGTCAGCCGCCGCACGAAATACCTGCTGCGCAAGGCGCGCGACCGCGCCCACGTCTTGGTGGGTCTCGCCATCGCCGTCGCCAATATCGACGAGGTGATCAACCTCATCCGCCGCGCGCCCGATCCGCAGACGGCGCGCGAGCAGTTGATGGAGCGCCGCTGGCCGGCCAAGGATGTCGACGCGCTGATCCGCCTCATCGACGACCCGCGCCACCGCATCAACGAGGACCTCACCTACAATCTCTCCGAGGAGCAGGCCCGCGCCATCCTCGAACTGCGCCTTGCCCGCCTCACGGCGCTTGGCCGTGACGAGATCGACGAGGAACTCAACAAGATCGGCGAGGAGATCAAGGACTATCTCGACATCCTCTCCTCGCGCCTGCGCATGATGAACATCGTCAAGGAAGAGCTTGCCGCCGTGCGCGACGAGTTCGGCACGCCGCGCCGCACCGAGATCGCCGAGGGCGGCCCGGACATGGACGACGAGGATCTCATCGCCCGCGAGGACATGGTCGTCACCGTGTCGCATGCCGGTTACGTCAAGCGTGTGCCGCTCGCCACCTATCGCGCGCAGCGCCGCGGCGGCAAGGGCCGCTCCGGCATGGCCATGAAGGACGAGGATTTCGCGACGCGCCTCTTCGTCGCCAACACGCATACGCCGGTGCTGTTCTTCTCCTCGCGCGGCATCGTCTACAAGGAAAAGGTCTGGCGCCTGCCGATCGGTACGCCGCAATCGAAGGGCAAGGCCCTCATCAACATGCTGCCGATCGAGCCCGGCGAGCGCATCACCACCATCATGCCGCTGCCCGAGGACGAGACGACGTGGGAAAACCTCGACGTCATGTTCTCGACGACCCGCGGCACGGTCCGCCGCAACAAGCTGTCCGACTTCGTCCAGGTCAACCGCAACGGCAAGATCGCGATGAAGCTCGAGGAAGAGGGCGACGAGATCCTCAACGTCGAGACCTGCACGGAGCGCGACGACGTGCTGATGACGACCGCGCTCGGCCAGTGCATCCGCTTCCCGGTCGATGACGTGCGCGTCTTCGCCGGCCGCAATTCGGTCGGCGTGCGCGGCATCACGCTGGGCAACGGCGACCGCATCATCTCGATGACCATCGTCAAGCATGTCGATGCCGAGCCATGGGAACGCGCCGCCTACCTGAAGCGCTCCGCCGCCGAACGCCGCGCCAGCGGTGTCGACGAGGAGGATATCGCGCTGGTCGGCGAGGACGTCGGCGAAGTCGGGGATCTTTCCGATGAGCGCTACCAGCTTCTGAGGGAGCAGGAGCAGTTCGTGCTCACGGTCTCGCAGAAGGGCTACGGCAAGCGGTCGTCCTCCTACGACTTCCGCACCTCCGGCCGCGGCGGCAAGGGCATCCGCGCCACCGACACATCCAAGACGGGCGAGATCGGCGAACTGGTCGCCGCCTTCCCGGTCGAGGAGAAGGACCAGCTCATGCTCGTCTCCGACGGCGGCCAGCTCATCCGCGTACCGGTCGACGGCATCCGCATCGCCAGCCGCGCGACGAAGGGCGTGACGATCTTCTCCACGGCCAAGGACGAGAAGGTGGTTTCGGTCGAGCGCATCAGCGAGCCGGAAGGCGACGACGACGCGGAATCGGCGGAAACCGAAGGCGATATCGAAGCCGGAGACGCAGCGCCGAGCGCAGAGGAATAG
- the coaD gene encoding pantetheine-phosphate adenylyltransferase: protein MTVAFYPGSFDPITNGHIDVLVQALNVAPKVIVAIGIHPGKTPLFTFEERASLIRQSIAGVLPERAGDVSVVSFSNLVVDAARAHDAPLLIRGLRDGTDLDYEMQMAGMNRQMAPGVQTVFLPAGVSSRPITATLVRQIAAMGGDVSAFVPAPVLAALKARQKS, encoded by the coding sequence ATGACAGTCGCCTTCTATCCTGGCTCTTTCGATCCGATCACCAACGGTCATATCGACGTTCTGGTGCAGGCGCTCAACGTGGCGCCGAAGGTTATCGTCGCCATCGGCATTCATCCGGGCAAGACACCGCTCTTCACCTTCGAGGAGCGCGCCAGCCTCATCCGCCAGTCCATTGCGGGCGTCCTGCCGGAGCGGGCAGGGGATGTCAGCGTCGTCTCCTTCTCCAACCTCGTGGTCGACGCCGCCCGCGCGCATGACGCGCCTCTCCTGATCCGCGGCCTGCGCGACGGCACGGACCTCGATTATGAGATGCAGATGGCGGGCATGAACCGTCAGATGGCGCCGGGTGTCCAGACTGTATTTCTGCCGGCGGGCGTTTCCTCGCGGCCCATTACCGCCACATTGGTCCGCCAGATCGCGGCGATGGGCGGCGATGTCAGTGCCTTTGTCCCGGCGCCCGTGCTTGCGGCCCTCAAGGCCCGCCAGAAGAGCTGA
- a CDS encoding peptidylprolyl isomerase: protein MRILRHAFAGALFLATATSAFVAQAADFITIQLKDGPVVIELNDKAPKHAERIKALAAAGEYDNVAFHRVIKGFMAQTGDVQFGDMENGFQPQAAGTGGSSQPDLPAEFSDIPFERGTVGMARAQDPNSANSQFFIMFAPGDFLNGQYTVVGKVVSGMENVDKIKLGDDANNGSVTDPDRMIKVTVGK from the coding sequence ATGCGCATTCTCCGTCACGCCTTTGCAGGAGCCTTGTTCCTGGCGACCGCCACGAGCGCCTTCGTTGCCCAGGCCGCAGATTTCATCACGATCCAGCTCAAGGACGGCCCGGTCGTCATCGAGCTGAACGACAAGGCGCCCAAGCACGCCGAGCGCATCAAGGCGCTGGCCGCCGCCGGCGAATACGACAACGTCGCCTTCCACCGCGTCATCAAGGGCTTCATGGCCCAGACCGGCGACGTGCAGTTCGGCGACATGGAAAACGGCTTCCAGCCGCAGGCGGCCGGCACGGGCGGCTCCAGCCAGCCGGACCTTCCGGCCGAGTTCTCCGATATCCCGTTCGAACGCGGCACGGTCGGCATGGCCCGCGCGCAGGATCCGAATTCGGCCAATTCGCAGTTCTTCATCATGTTCGCCCCCGGCGACTTCCTGAACGGCCAGTACACGGTCGTCGGCAAGGTCGTTTCGGGCATGGAGAATGTCGACAAGATCAAGCTCGGCGACGACGCCAACAACGGCTCGGTCACCGATCCGGACCGCATGATCAAGGTCACCGTCGGCAAGTAA
- a CDS encoding peptidylprolyl isomerase, protein MAEIKDPENTIIMETTKGKVVIQLLPDLAPGHVARIKELAREGAYDGVVFHRVIEDFMAQTGDVQYGKTGGKDFNPARAGMGGSEKPDLKAEFSNMSHVRGTCSMARSQMPNSANSQFFICFTDAPWLNKQYSVWGQVVEGMENIDKIKRGEPVRDPDTIVSMKVAADVAA, encoded by the coding sequence ATGGCCGAGATCAAGGATCCGGAAAACACCATCATCATGGAAACCACGAAGGGGAAGGTGGTCATCCAGCTTCTTCCGGATCTCGCACCGGGACACGTCGCGCGCATCAAGGAACTGGCGCGCGAAGGCGCCTATGACGGCGTCGTCTTCCACCGCGTGATCGAGGACTTCATGGCCCAGACCGGTGACGTCCAGTACGGCAAGACCGGCGGCAAGGACTTCAACCCGGCCCGCGCCGGCATGGGCGGCTCCGAAAAGCCGGACCTCAAGGCCGAATTCTCCAACATGAGCCATGTGCGCGGCACCTGCTCCATGGCCCGCAGCCAGATGCCGAACTCCGCCAACTCGCAGTTCTTCATCTGCTTCACCGACGCGCCCTGGCTCAACAAGCAGTACTCCGTCTGGGGCCAGGTCGTCGAAGGCATGGAGAACATCGACAAGATCAAGCGCGGCGAGCCGGTGCGCGATCCCGACACCATCGTTTCGATGAAGGTTGCCGCCGACGTAGCGGCCTGA
- a CDS encoding DMT family transporter encodes MAAFLWALLGIAAGACIAIQAPINAMLGRGLGMPVAAAFISFFAGALLLALVVAATTAFEGRSPDWRGPDLWLYIAGGALGTVYVTTAIYLTPRIGAAAVMAFAVSGQLLAGILLDRIGFLGMAVREISVGRVAGAGMLVAGALMIRFL; translated from the coding sequence ATGGCTGCATTCCTCTGGGCGCTGCTCGGCATTGCGGCCGGCGCGTGCATCGCAATTCAGGCTCCCATCAATGCCATGCTCGGCCGCGGGCTCGGCATGCCGGTCGCCGCCGCCTTCATCTCCTTCTTCGCGGGTGCGCTGCTGCTTGCTCTCGTCGTCGCCGCCACGACCGCCTTCGAAGGCCGCTCGCCCGACTGGCGCGGGCCGGACCTCTGGCTGTATATCGCCGGCGGCGCGCTCGGCACGGTCTATGTCACGACCGCCATCTACCTGACCCCGCGTATCGGGGCCGCCGCCGTCATGGCCTTCGCCGTTTCCGGCCAGCTTCTCGCCGGCATCCTGCTCGACCGTATCGGTTTCCTCGGCATGGCGGTGCGTGAAATCTCCGTGGGCCGCGTCGCCGGCGCCGGAATGCTCGTTGCCGGCGCGCTGATGATCCGCTTCCTCTGA
- the queA gene encoding tRNA preQ1(34) S-adenosylmethionine ribosyltransferase-isomerase QueA, giving the protein MRVDLFDFDLPEENIALRPVTPREAAKLLVVQPETATPYRDFTVGDLPSLLRAGDALVFNDTRVIPAQLEGIRHREGAGGQKVSATLHMRIAGDRWKAFAKPGKRIKPGDRITFGAGEALSAIIEEKGEGGEVTLHFDASGPALDRAIATVGHIPLPPYIASKRADDEADRKDYQTIYAREEGAVAAPTAGLHFTDALFEKLDALGVERHFVTLHVGAGTFLPVKADDTTEHVMHEEIGYVSQETAAALNAVKARGGRIVSVGTTSLRLLESAADPDGTIKSWSGATGIFITPGYRFRTADILMTNFHLPKSTLFMLVSAFSGLETMRGAYAHAISTGYRFYSYGDSSLLFRDHR; this is encoded by the coding sequence ATGCGCGTCGACCTCTTCGATTTCGATCTGCCGGAAGAAAACATCGCGCTGCGCCCGGTAACGCCGCGCGAGGCGGCAAAGCTGCTCGTCGTCCAACCGGAGACCGCGACACCCTATCGGGACTTCACCGTCGGCGACCTGCCGTCGCTGCTGCGCGCCGGCGATGCGCTGGTCTTCAACGATACGCGCGTCATTCCCGCCCAGCTCGAAGGCATCCGCCATCGCGAAGGGGCGGGCGGCCAGAAGGTGTCCGCTACGCTGCACATGCGTATTGCCGGAGACCGCTGGAAGGCTTTCGCCAAGCCGGGAAAACGCATCAAGCCGGGTGACCGGATCACCTTCGGCGCGGGCGAGGCGCTTTCGGCCATCATTGAGGAGAAGGGCGAGGGCGGTGAAGTTACCCTGCATTTCGACGCCTCCGGCCCCGCGCTGGACCGCGCGATTGCGACGGTCGGCCATATCCCGCTTCCACCCTATATCGCTTCCAAGCGCGCCGACGACGAGGCAGACCGCAAGGACTACCAGACGATCTACGCCCGCGAGGAAGGGGCCGTCGCCGCCCCGACCGCCGGCCTCCATTTCACCGATGCGCTCTTCGAAAAGCTCGACGCGCTCGGCGTCGAACGGCATTTCGTGACGCTGCATGTCGGCGCGGGCACCTTCCTGCCGGTCAAGGCGGACGATACGACCGAACACGTCATGCATGAAGAGATCGGCTACGTCTCACAGGAGACGGCCGCCGCGCTCAATGCCGTGAAGGCGAGGGGCGGGCGCATCGTCTCGGTCGGCACGACGTCGTTGCGCCTTCTCGAAAGCGCGGCCGATCCCGATGGCACAATCAAGTCCTGGTCCGGCGCGACGGGTATCTTCATCACCCCCGGCTACCGCTTTCGCACGGCCGATATCCTGATGACCAACTTCCACCTGCCGAAGTCGACGCTCTTCATGCTCGTCTCGGCTTTCTCCGGCCTCGAGACGATGCGCGGCGCCTATGCCCACGCCATTTCGACCGGCTACCGCTTCTATTCCTACGGCGACTCCAGCCTGCTTTTCCGGGACCACCGATGA
- the tgt gene encoding tRNA guanosine(34) transglycosylase Tgt — MTDTFQFKLLATDGKARRGEVSMPRGTIRTPAFMPVGTVGTVKAMYLDQVRELGADIILGNTYHLMLRPGPERVARLGGLHELIRWPHPILTDSGGFQVMSLSGLRKLDEQGVTFKSHVDGALHHMSPERSIEIQGLLDSDIQMQLDECVALPASPKEIERAMEMSLRWAERCKVAFGDQPGKAMFGIVQGGDIPQLRVRSAQALAELNLKGYAIGGLAVGEPQEVMLDMIDTTIPHMPFEKPRYLMGVGTPDDMLKSVARGVDMFDCVMPTRSGRHGLAFTRRGRINLRNARHAEDMRPLDEESNCPAARDYSRAYLHHLIRANESLGGMLLTWNNLSYYQDLMAGIRKAIEEGRFADFMAETQENWARGDLAPL, encoded by the coding sequence ATGACCGATACCTTCCAGTTCAAGCTTCTCGCCACCGACGGCAAGGCCCGCCGCGGCGAGGTCTCCATGCCGCGCGGCACGATACGCACGCCGGCCTTCATGCCCGTCGGCACGGTGGGCACGGTCAAGGCGATGTATCTCGACCAGGTGCGCGAGCTTGGCGCCGACATCATCCTCGGCAACACCTATCACCTGATGCTGCGCCCCGGCCCGGAACGCGTCGCGCGCCTCGGCGGCCTGCACGAGCTGATCCGCTGGCCGCACCCGATCCTCACCGATTCGGGCGGCTTCCAGGTCATGTCGCTCTCGGGGCTGCGCAAGCTCGACGAGCAGGGCGTCACCTTCAAGAGCCACGTCGACGGCGCGCTGCATCACATGTCGCCGGAGCGCTCCATCGAGATCCAGGGCCTGCTCGACAGCGATATCCAGATGCAGCTCGATGAATGCGTGGCGCTGCCGGCATCCCCGAAGGAAATCGAGCGCGCCATGGAAATGTCGCTGCGCTGGGCCGAGCGCTGCAAGGTGGCCTTCGGCGACCAGCCGGGCAAGGCGATGTTCGGCATCGTGCAGGGTGGCGACATTCCGCAGTTGCGCGTGCGGTCCGCGCAGGCGCTGGCCGAACTGAACCTCAAGGGCTACGCCATCGGCGGCCTTGCCGTCGGCGAGCCGCAGGAGGTCATGCTCGACATGATCGACACCACCATCCCGCACATGCCTTTCGAGAAGCCGCGCTATCTGATGGGCGTCGGCACGCCGGACGACATGCTGAAATCCGTCGCCCGCGGCGTCGACATGTTCGACTGCGTGATGCCGACCCGCTCCGGACGCCACGGCCTTGCCTTCACCCGGCGCGGCCGCATCAACCTGCGCAACGCCCGCCATGCCGAGGACATGCGCCCGCTGGACGAGGAATCGAACTGCCCGGCCGCCCGCGACTATTCGCGCGCCTACCTGCACCACCTCATCCGCGCCAACGAATCCCTCGGCGGCATGCTGCTGACGTGGAACAATCTCTCCTACTACCAGGATTTGATGGCCGGAATCCGCAAGGCGATCGAGGAAGGCCGCTTCGCCGACTTCATGGCGGAAACGCAGGAGAACTGGGCAAGGGGCGACCTCGCCCCTCTCTGA